A stretch of DNA from Streptomyces gobiensis:
ATCACCGCGCGGTGGCGCGGGCCGATGCATCGTGGCTGGCGGAGGTAGTCAGCGATCTGGAAGCGTGCATCGAGCTACTGCAACGGCTGCCGGTCGTGATGAACAATCTGTGCTTCGTGCGAGGCGGGAGGCTGGTGGTGCCCTGCCAGCAGCAGCCTCCCGGCGCATCCGGACGGGCTGCCCCGGCTGAGGTGTCCGTGCGTCACACCAGAGTTGTCGGGGAGAGGTCGACGGCGTCCACCTTGGAAAAGGGACGACCTGTAGGGCGCCGACAACACCCACTGCTCGGCGCGCTGCTCGTATGGTGTGGCTTGGGCCGGGAACGTTCCTTGCGAGGGCTGGGCCAAGTGCGCTCGGGCCTTGGGGCTGTTCCGTTCGCCCTGGGGTGTCTGGACGCCGGGACCTACCATTGGAGTACAGCGGCCTGAGCGAACGCACTGGGGTGATCGTGAGCAACTGGGCAGACCTTACGAACGGCAAGCGCATCAAGCACCTACGGGGCTCCGATCTGACACAGCAGGGGCTTGCCG
This window harbors:
- a CDS encoding lantibiotic dehydratase, which translates into the protein MWGDASIAEAIEVASPFLARRVQKLCDGSPQTPRQVRRMAMSVARYLLRTTSRATPFGLFSGVIPVGFGRRLTVGWGGDHRAVARADASWLAEVVSDLEACIELLQRLPVVMNNLCFVRGGRLVVPCQQQPPGASGRAAPAEVSVRHTRVVGERSTASTLEKGRPVGRRQHPLLGALLVWCGLGRERSLRGLGQVRSGLGAVPFALGCLDAGTYHWSTAA